A genomic window from Natronoarchaeum mannanilyticum includes:
- a CDS encoding zinc ribbon domain-containing protein — translation MKSNKYCSKCGERVPPNSAYCSDCGADLSTEATTGSTGKASGGNSALIQGLDLSPSRGTALLGAILLLIGSFLPWVDAGIVSVSGARTDGIVVLITAVILLALLMFASWDWRVSSLTAAAGGFTCLIALGFISNNPRLAESTLVSAGSGVYVSMIAGAILFFAGISPISQSKQIRNKFWTTADRALEQLEQLIR, via the coding sequence ATGAAATCAAATAAATATTGTAGTAAATGCGGAGAACGAGTTCCACCAAACTCTGCATATTGCTCGGATTGTGGTGCAGATCTCTCTACTGAAGCTACAACCGGTTCGACTGGAAAGGCGTCTGGTGGGAACTCAGCCTTGATTCAGGGGTTAGATTTGAGCCCATCACGAGGAACTGCGCTACTTGGAGCAATACTCTTACTGATCGGTTCGTTCCTGCCATGGGTAGATGCAGGTATCGTCTCAGTTTCTGGAGCCCGGACGGACGGGATTGTTGTCCTCATCACTGCAGTGATTTTGTTAGCACTTCTCATGTTTGCTTCGTGGGACTGGAGAGTAAGCAGTCTCACAGCTGCTGCTGGCGGATTCACATGTCTAATTGCGCTCGGGTTTATAAGCAATAATCCCCGTCTGGCGGAGAGCACGCTGGTGTCTGCTGGAAGTGGAGTATATGTTTCGATGATAGCTGGAGCGATACTCTTCTTTGCCGGGATCAGCCCTATTAGTCAGAGCAAACAAATTCGGAATAAGTTCTGGACAACTGCCGATCGTGCCCTTGAGCAGCTCGAGCAACTCATTCGATAG